One segment of Spiroplasma kunkelii CR2-3x DNA contains the following:
- a CDS encoding extracellular solute-binding protein: MKKFFKSSYMALIMLFIYIPIMILILFSFNSGESMSIFNGFSDRWYKKLANEQPFLQSIIVSVFTAVIATVVSVIIGTLAAIGLSWARRVTQRMTLSITNIPLINADIITAVSLMMLFIALGANFGMLTLVFAHISFDVPYVIITVLPRLRKIDPKLIEASLDLGAKPSQTLRKIILPILKPAIIAAAAIAFAMSFDDFIISYFIGSDDVNVATFIYTMKRIKPFINAFGTICIAIIGVIIIGWNGWNVYKINYNKFRREMLKGTYKDKDIIRYEKKLAFLYHQLNNKKINNEKQKEQLRWKIVKLEKKYDKSVLWIKNKKQTFIERQETKENINKISRKKSRWFAKSWKSLSLVTISVGSIALLTAVYIKNNIYDLAVANWGEYITSDLISKFEKKYNVKVKYSVYDSNETLYNKLYTTHYDVMVPSDYMVNKLAQEGRLEEIDYQKLNDVDKNFNIIKPNPNYHGQDVKERTVGNEYFNDLNVDVATVQKTNPEFYQNYIFSSTLDPTTAKCFDKNYAASLAAGLLNVLNKNKLKDATQKTIVNYSLPYFWGEVSLVINPTESNLKFLDEIFAKANQNLPTTVQGKFGYQRAEWEPSINRDKIKLNDVENNKIISNGISWDILWQAAAANKRVLINNDPRNLFMLTTEKNYFKPVPTTQMEVDHGYNELSTLLKHNNVALMNDELINAVGDGHFDFAFMYNGDAIYADTLFAKSHEEAKGTKLIITCPRATTAWTPETVEGTNIWSDNMVLSKNARNQELAYKFMNFIIQNSSALTEEANYTSPYQQLMDYENNYNYYRNGHDPESGAMINYQRDYVPVAKLNEKGMYVAQPEMADRTFEITDLDSYVLNKYNILIAGKN; encoded by the coding sequence ATGAAAAAGTTTTTTAAATCATCTTATATGGCATTAATTATGTTATTCATTTATATTCCAATTATGATTTTAATTTTATTTTCATTTAATAGTGGTGAAAGTATGAGTATTTTTAATGGTTTTTCTGATCGATGGTATAAAAAACTTGCTAATGAGCAACCTTTTTTACAAAGTATTATTGTGTCAGTTTTTACAGCAGTAATTGCAACTGTTGTCTCCGTTATTATTGGCACTTTAGCTGCGATTGGATTAAGTTGAGCACGGCGAGTTACACAAAGAATGACATTATCAATTACTAATATTCCATTAATTAATGCTGATATTATTACAGCTGTTTCGTTGATGATGTTATTTATTGCTTTAGGAGCAAATTTTGGAATGTTAACATTAGTTTTTGCACATATTTCATTTGATGTTCCATATGTAATTATTACAGTATTACCACGTTTACGGAAAATTGATCCAAAATTAATTGAAGCTTCATTAGATTTAGGTGCAAAGCCTTCACAAACTTTGCGAAAAATTATTTTACCAATTTTAAAACCAGCAATTATTGCAGCTGCAGCAATTGCATTTGCAATGAGTTTTGATGACTTTATTATATCTTATTTTATTGGTAGTGACGATGTCAATGTTGCAACTTTTATTTATACAATGAAAAGAATTAAACCTTTTATTAATGCTTTTGGTACGATTTGTATTGCAATTATTGGAGTTATTATTATTGGATGAAATGGATGAAATGTTTATAAAATTAATTATAATAAATTTCGCCGAGAAATGTTAAAAGGAACTTATAAAGATAAAGATATTATACGCTATGAAAAGAAATTAGCCTTTCTTTATCATCAATTAAATAATAAAAAAATTAATAATGAAAAACAAAAAGAACAATTACGTTGAAAAATTGTTAAACTAGAAAAAAAATATGATAAAAGTGTTTTATGAATTAAGAATAAAAAACAAACTTTTATTGAACGGCAAGAAACCAAAGAAAATATTAATAAAATATCACGAAAAAAATCCCGTTGATTTGCAAAAAGTTGAAAGTCATTATCATTAGTAACAATTTCAGTTGGTTCAATTGCTTTGCTAACAGCAGTTTATATTAAAAATAATATTTATGATTTAGCAGTAGCAAATTGAGGTGAATATATTACTTCAGATTTAATTAGTAAGTTTGAAAAAAAATATAATGTAAAAGTTAAATATAGTGTTTATGATAGTAATGAAACATTGTATAACAAATTATATACAACACATTATGACGTGATGGTTCCAAGTGACTATATGGTTAATAAGTTAGCGCAAGAAGGACGTTTAGAAGAAATTGATTATCAAAAATTAAATGATGTTGATAAAAATTTCAACATTATTAAACCTAATCCAAATTATCATGGACAAGATGTCAAAGAACGAACAGTTGGGAATGAATATTTTAATGATTTAAATGTTGATGTAGCAACAGTACAAAAAACAAATCCAGAATTTTATCAAAATTATATTTTTTCTTCTACTTTGGATCCAACAACAGCAAAATGTTTTGATAAAAATTATGCGGCATCATTAGCTGCTGGATTATTAAATGTTTTAAATAAAAATAAACTGAAAGATGCTACTCAAAAAACAATTGTTAATTATAGTTTACCTTATTTTTGAGGAGAAGTATCACTTGTGATTAATCCAACAGAAAGTAACTTAAAATTTTTAGATGAGATATTTGCTAAAGCAAATCAAAATTTACCAACAACAGTTCAAGGAAAATTTGGTTATCAACGTGCAGAGTGAGAACCTAGTATAAATCGCGATAAAATTAAACTTAATGATGTTGAAAATAATAAGATTATCTCAAATGGCATTTCTTGAGATATTTTATGACAAGCAGCCGCAGCAAATAAACGAGTTTTAATTAATAATGATCCACGAAATTTATTTATGTTAACTACTGAAAAAAATTATTTCAAACCAGTACCAACAACGCAAATGGAAGTTGATCATGGTTACAACGAATTATCAACATTGCTAAAACATAATAATGTTGCCTTAATGAATGATGAGTTAATCAATGCAGTTGGTGATGGACATTTTGATTTTGCTTTTATGTATAATGGGGATGCAATTTATGCGGATACATTATTTGCAAAGAGTCATGAAGAAGCAAAAGGAACAAAATTAATTATTACCTGCCCACGAGCAACAACAGCGTGAACACCAGAAACAGTTGAAGGAACTAATATTTGAAGTGATAATATGGTTTTATCAAAAAATGCTAGAAATCAGGAGTTAGCTTATAAATTTATGAATTTTATTATTCAAAATTCATCAGCATTAACAGAAGAAGCTAATTATACTTCACCATATCAACAACTAATGGATTATGAAAATAATTATAATTATTATCGTAATGGTCATGATCCAGAATCTGGCGCAATGATTAATTATCAACGTGATTATGTTCCTGTAGCGAAACTTAATGAGAAGGGAATGTATGTTGCTCAACCAGAAATGGCTGATAGAACATTTGAAATAACTGATTTAGATAGTTATGTATTAAATAAATATAATATTTTAATTGCTGGGAAAAACTAA
- the potB gene encoding spermidine/putrescine ABC transporter permease encodes MKNKNKPPKKGKGWFKKQGSKIKSISQHFAAWCRTKYLNISYYAKQNKWFKRGLNPILWPYLIIMILLIVVPLLIILLYSFIQPTGNSLVFEINFKNFVTFFSEQKFIIALFLALGYSLIAALIVIVIAYPVAYVMAFCKSKLLSKNIWILVTLPIWINMLLKIIGLQTMFNIIAPSLLGTPISVVIGMVYAFLPFVILPIYNSLDKIDTSLIEASKDLGANGFKTFWKVIFRQSIPGIIAGGTLLLVQAATSLIIVKFMGNGRINLIVDVIEAYFFKGENFGIGAAISVVLALIVFLIIVISNSLSKYFETRKGRRNEKVF; translated from the coding sequence ATGAAAAACAAAAATAAACCACCAAAAAAAGGTAAAGGATGATTTAAAAAACAAGGTAGTAAAATTAAATCAATTAGTCAACATTTTGCTGCTTGATGTCGAACAAAATATTTAAATATTTCTTATTATGCAAAACAAAACAAATGGTTTAAAAGAGGCTTAAATCCAATTTTATGGCCATACCTTATTATTATGATTTTATTAATTGTTGTACCATTATTAATTATTTTATTATATTCGTTTATTCAACCAACGGGAAATAGTTTAGTTTTTGAAATTAATTTTAAAAATTTTGTAACTTTTTTTTCAGAGCAAAAATTTATTATTGCACTATTTTTAGCTTTAGGATATTCATTAATTGCCGCCCTAATTGTAATTGTGATTGCTTATCCAGTTGCTTATGTGATGGCATTTTGTAAATCAAAATTATTGTCAAAAAATATTTGAATTTTAGTAACATTACCAATTTGAATTAATATGTTACTAAAAATTATTGGATTACAAACAATGTTTAATATTATTGCTCCAAGTTTACTTGGTACACCAATTTCGGTTGTTATTGGAATGGTGTATGCATTTTTACCATTTGTAATTTTACCAATTTATAATAGTTTAGATAAAATTGATACTTCATTAATTGAAGCTTCAAAAGATTTGGGAGCAAATGGTTTTAAAACATTTTGAAAAGTTATTTTTCGTCAATCAATCCCAGGTATTATTGCAGGTGGAACATTATTATTAGTGCAAGCAGCAACTTCGTTAATTATTGTTAAATTTATGGGGAATGGTCGTATTAATTTAATTGTTGATGTAATTGAAGCATATTTTTTTAAAGGAGAAAACTTTGGAATTGGAGCAGCAATCTCAGTTGTCTTAGCCCTTATTGTTTTTTTAATTATTGTGATATCAAATTCATTATCAAAATATTTTGAAACAAGAAAGGGGCGTCGCAATGAAAAAGTTTTTTAA
- the potA gene encoding spermidine/putrescine ABC transporter ATP-binding protein, with protein sequence METNILELRNISKQYEGKVVLKGINLNIKEGEFVTLLGPSGCGKTTTLRIIAGFEQPNSGELLFLGKDYLKTPVHKREVNTVFQNYALFPHLSVFDNIAYGLKVKRNKYDVIEIEVKKFLQLVGLEGFEDKSVEQLSGGQRQRVALARALINKPKVLLLDEPMAALDVKLRKKMQAELKTLQGEIGITFILVTHDQEEALTLSDRIIVINDGAIQQVGTPAEIYNEPENLWTAQFIGDSNIISNAIFIKDNLVAIDGKKIVCVDRGFGENEEQIDIIIRPEDIEIVPVGKGFFTGTVKRINFKGVHWEIIVKCKERKYLIHSTDRVEEGDQVDISWNVEDIHVMWKEIDD encoded by the coding sequence CTTAAATATTAAAGAAGGAGAATTTGTCACATTACTAGGACCATCAGGATGTGGAAAAACAACAACATTAAGAATTATTGCTGGATTTGAACAACCTAATAGTGGGGAATTATTATTTTTAGGAAAAGACTATTTAAAAACTCCAGTTCATAAACGAGAAGTTAATACTGTTTTTCAAAATTATGCTTTATTTCCGCATTTAAGTGTTTTTGATAATATTGCTTATGGTTTAAAAGTTAAACGCAATAAGTATGATGTTATTGAAATTGAAGTAAAGAAATTTTTACAATTAGTAGGATTAGAAGGTTTTGAAGATAAATCAGTTGAACAATTATCGGGTGGTCAACGCCAGCGCGTTGCATTAGCACGAGCATTAATTAATAAGCCAAAGGTTTTGTTATTAGATGAACCAATGGCTGCATTAGATGTTAAGTTACGAAAAAAAATGCAAGCAGAATTAAAAACTTTGCAAGGAGAAATTGGAATTACTTTTATTTTAGTAACTCATGATCAAGAAGAAGCATTAACATTGTCTGATCGTATTATTGTAATTAATGATGGAGCAATTCAACAGGTTGGAACACCAGCGGAAATTTATAATGAGCCAGAGAATTTATGAACAGCACAATTTATTGGTGACTCAAATATTATTTCAAATGCAATTTTTATTAAAGATAATTTAGTAGCAATTGATGGCAAAAAAATTGTTTGTGTTGACCGTGGATTTGGTGAAAATGAAGAACAAATTGATATTATTATTCGTCCTGAAGATATTGAAATTGTTCCAGTTGGGAAAGGATTTTTCACAGGAACAGTTAAAAGAATTAATTTTAAAGGAGTTCATTGGGAAATTATTGTTAAATGTAAAGAACGAAAATATTTAATTCATTCAACAGACAGAGTTGAAGAAGGTGATCAAGTTGATATTTCATGAAATGTTGAAGATATTCATGTTATGTGGAAAGAGATTGATGATTAA